In the Polyangiaceae bacterium genome, GAGGCCGCGTGAGCGACAGCGTCTGTCCCGGAGTTTGGGTGACCCTGCACACCTTGGTGCGTGACGGCGACGGCGAGACCGTTGCCGACGAAACGGTCGAGCGCTTGGTGGGCTACGGCCAGCTTCTGCCCCGGGTCGAAACGGCAGTTTCTGGTGCGACGGTGGGCACCAAGCGAACGCTCTCCCTACGCGCAGCTGATGCCTTCGGGGATCGTGATCCGAAGGCGATCGTGGAAGTCGATCGCGACGAGTTCCCCGAAGACGTCATGCCGGGGGACCACTTCGACGCCGAGGATGCCGCGGGAAAGTTCGTCCTCTTGACCGTGCTGGACGTGGATTCGGAGCGTGTGGTTCTGGACCAGAACCACCCCCTGGCCGGTCAGGCGCTGACCCTCGAGCTCGAAGTGCGAGCGTTGCGCTTGGCCAGCTCCGACGAACTCGCGGCCGCCGAGGCGGCTCTGGAAGCCGCGCCCGAGCCTGACATTTCCCTCATCCCCACGCAGGCCTTGCTTGCGGGGGCAAAGGGGCGCTACGAGGACCCACAACGCACGGCGAAGGCCCCGCGAGCCGCTCGGGGGCGCCGCGGCAAATCTGGAGACAAGAGATGAGTCAATCCGAGACCCTCAAATTGGACGTTCGTGTTCGCGAACGTCTCCTCGCTCGCGGCCAGCTCGACCCCAAGGAGGTCGAGAGCTACCTGCAGAGCCTTCAAGATCGCGAGGCCGATAGCGAGGCCCTCGAGCTACAGCAACCTGCGCTGAGCTCCAGCCACGAAATCGCGACCGTGCCCACGACTGGCAGTGTGGGAGCGGAGGCCGGCTCGGACGAGGACTTGGAGGCTCCGTGAGCGACAACGGCCCGGACTCCAAGCAGCAGCGGCAAGCGCGAGAAGCATTCGATGATGCGACGGGGGAGCAGCTCCCTGCCATCGACTTCGCTACCTTCGTGCTCTCGCTGGCGCACTCCGGGCGAGTTCATCTGGGGGACGCGCCGGATCCTGCCGCAGGGACCCAGGGCATCGAGGGCGCGATGGCGCGCCAGACCATCGACTTGCTGGCGCTGCTTCAGGAAAAGACGAAGGGCAATCTCAGTGGCGAGGAGGAGACCCTGCTGGCACAGGCGCTGTACGACTTGCGCATGCGCTACGTGGAGGTCATGAAGCCCAGGTGAAGCGCCGTCCACGTTCCCTACACCTCGTGGTGCTCACGATTGCCGTCGCCAGTTGTGGCAGCTGCAAGCGGGGAGGTGCAGGGGGGCCTGACGCTGGTGCATCGGCGACTGCCGCGTCGCCCGCGCCCGCGCCCCCTCCGGCGCCGCTGCCCGCGGCACCGCCTGCCGGGGTGCCCCGGAGCTTTGCGGACCTCGCGGAGAAGGCGGATCCAGCGGTGGTGTACGTGAAGACGCTGCAAGAGCAGCGTGGCCGCACCGGAAGACGGCGCGTGATAGGCGAAGGGCTGGGAAGCGCCTTCGTCTACGATCCCGACGGTCTCATCCTCACGAACAATCACGTGGTCGAGTCCGCCACGGACATCCGCGTGATTTTTCGGGGAAAGCAGGAGATGAAGGCGACCATCGTCGGGCGAGACCCGCCGACGGACCTGGCCGTGCTCAAAGTGGACCAAAAGGGACTCGCCCACTTGCCCTTGGGCGACTCGGACGCGACGCGCGTTGGCGATTGGGTCGTCGCCATCGGCAATCCTTTCGGTCTGTCCCACACCGTCTCCGCTGGCATCGTCTCCGCAAAAGGGCGCACCGGGCAGGACGTGAAGGGTCTGGGCGACGGGTCGGGCTACTACAACTTCCTGCAGACCGACGCGAGCATCAATCCCGGCAACTCCGGCGGGCCGCTGCTGGACATGGCGGGACGAGTCGTCGGGATCAACACCGCCATTCGGGCGCGGGCCAACAACATCGGCTTCGCCATCCCCATCAACATGGTGAAGGAGTTGCTGCCGCGCTTGGTCAAGGACGGGAAGGTCACCCGCAGCGCCATCGGCATCAGGGTATCGTCCGTGCTGCCCGAGGACACCGCTCGCCTTGGCTTGAACGGGGACGGCGGTGCGCTGGTGCGGTTCGTCGTTCCGGGAGGACCAGCGGATCGGGCGGGTTTGAAGACCGATGACGTCGTCCTCGCCCTGGAAGGCGAGGAGGTCGCAGGACCCGAAAAGCTGCGTTGGTTGGCGAGCCTGGCAGGGGTGGGCAAGTCGGTGACGCTCAAGGTCCAGCGGGGGCGGCGCACCATGGAAATGAAGCTCACCCTGGCGGAGCTGCCCCAGCAGCCGCTGGATCCCGAAGAACCCGAGCCTCCCCAAGTGCCGATCCCGTGATTTTGGTCGTCGGGCCGGCAGGTGGGGGCACGATTGTTGTACGGACCGTAGAACAGGTGTGCTGATGCCCCCCTCCCACCGGTCCCACCCCGACATTGCCGCAAAGCTGCGGCAAGCCGACGATCAGGGTGCGGACGGCCCTTCGCAGCAGCCTGATCCGGCTGCCGCGGCCGTGAATAGTCGGGCGCGAAGGGCGTCCAATAGAGTGGCCCGCGCTGCGGAGGCCGAGCATGACCGTGTCCTCATCGAACGAGCCCAGCAAGGCGACCGAGGTGCCTTCCGGGAACTGGTGGAACGCCACCAGCGGCGGGCGTTTGCCATCGCCATCGGCTTGGTGCGCGACGAGCAGGATGCCCGTGAGATCGTCCAGGAAGCGTTCCTGCGCGTCTACCGCGGCCTGGACCGCTTCCACGGCAGCTCCAGCTTCTTCACCTGGCTCTACCGCATCGTCACGAACCTCTCCATCGATCTCATGCGCAAGCCCTCCCGCCGCGAGCGGGAACTCGACATGTCTCGGGAGATCAAGGACGAACTCGACGTCCCGCTCTTGGCCCGCATCGATGGCGCGGATCCCCACGACGTGGTGCGGCGCAACGAAATCGCGGAGACCATTCAGTCGGCCTTGGACGCGCTCCCTGCCTACCACCGCGGCGTCATCCTCATGCGAGAGGTGGAAGGCATGAGCTACGAAGAGATGGCGGAAGCCATGGGCGTGAGCAAGGGCACGATCATGAGTCGCCTGTTCCACGCCCGGCAAAAGCTACAGCGCTCGCTCGCGGCATGTTACCGCGAGCAGTTCGGACAGCTTCCTGACAGCAAGGGGCAGCGCTGATGAAAGAGCGCGACTTTGAGTTGATGGCGCACCACGACGGTGAGCTCAGCGAGGAAGAACGCCAGGCGCTCTTGGCCACCCTGACGGACGAGGACGAAGGCGTGTTGGAGGGGCTCGAACAGCTGGGAGAGACCCTGCGACTGCATGCGGATCAGCGTGCAGCAGCCGCCGACGACATCGCCGACGCCATCATGGCGCAACTGGATGCCGAACAGCCGTCGCAAAGCGCGCGTCGCGCTGGCCTGCGGGTCATCCATGGTGGCGCTTCCGACGCTTCACCCGAGGAAAAGCCCGCCATGCCAGCGCCTCGCCCGGAGCCGACGATGGCAAGGCAGCAGCGGCCAGGCAGGGCGGGACGAGTGTTCCTAACGCTTTCTCTAGCGGCCGCAGCGGCCCTGGCGGTGCGGGCGGTCACGACCGAGTATCCTCGAGCGCATGAGGCGCCGGTGGTCGCGAGCTTCGTGGCTCCACTCCCCGTTCCGGAGCAGGTAGAGCCGGTCGAAGCGGCGGACGTCGAAGAGCCCGCAGCAGCCATCGAGACCATCGACTTTGGCAGCCAAAATGGGGCGATCTTCATGGTGTCGGCAGGCGCCGGGGCGACTCCGGTCGTTTGGCTCACCGATGACCCGCAAAGTGGCGATAGGATGGAACCACTATGAGAGCTTGGATGTGCGCGCTGGCCCTCGTTTGCCTGGCCAGCGGGACGGCGCTTGCGCAAGGCAAGGCGCCGGAAAAAGGGAAGGCGCCGGTTGCGGCAAAGGACAAGGCAAAACCGGCACCGCCGGACGCAAAGCAAGAGTACTTCGCCGAAGTCCTCGTACTTCACGCGACGAATTCCAAGAAGGGCATCGACAGGCGCATCGGTGACATGCCCGAGCTCAAGAAGCCTCCCTTCTCGTCCTATGACAGCTACGAACTGCTGACGAAGCACAAGCTGCCTCTAGCCAAGGACGACCCAAAGACCGTCGACCTGCCGAATCGCCGAGTGCTGCAGACCAAGCTGCTGGAAGTATTGCCCAAGGATCAGCTGCGGATTTCTGCGAGCATCAACCAGCCCAAGGGCAAGACTTTCCTCCCTCTGCTCGAAGTCAAGGCGAAGGTCGGTCAGTCTTTCATTCTCGCGGGACAGAGCTTCAAAGGCGGGATCCTGGTGCTCGTGATCCGCGTCGTGCGCTAGCGGCCCCCGAATGCGCCTTCGGCAAGTTGAGGGTGGCCGGCTGCGATGGCAGCGCCACCACTAGCGTTTGGGTGGGCCCGAGGAGGGGCGTTCGACGATCGGCAAGATCACCTCGAAGGTGGTACCGACGCCCGGGTCGCTGGTGGCACCCATGGCGCCGCCGTGCGCTTCGACGATACTGCGCACGATGGAAAGCCCGAGTCCCGTCCCTTCTCCCGGCGCCTTCGTCGTGAAAAAGGGATCGAAGATCCGCTCCAGATCTCCATGACCGATGCCTTCTCCGCTGTCGATGACACGAACGGTGACGGTGGCGCCGTCGGCCGCCAGCGCCCAGTCGATGTCCAGGCTGCCGCCGTTCCTTCGCATGGCGTGGGCCGCATTGGTGAAGAGATTGACGAATACTTGGGTCAACTGCCCAGCGACCCCGCGGACCAACAGCAGCGGAGGGCTCTTGCGCATCGACGCGACCACCGAGCGTTCGGCGAACTCGTGTTCGCAAAAGACGAGGGCCTTGTCGAGCACTTCCGCCAGTGCGACGGGGCCCGGGACTTCACTGGCCGGGCGTGCATAGGTGACGAGATCGCGGGAGAACTTCAAGATACGTTCGGCGCCCTCTTGGATCCGGGAGAGGCGTTCCTGCGCGTCTAGATCGCCTCGGCCTGCAGCATTGCGTTGGAGAAACTCGGCGTAGGCAATGATGCTGGTCAAGGGGTTGTTGAGCTCATGCACGATGCCCGCCGCGATCTGACCTAGACTCGCCAGCTTTTCTGCCTGGATGACCTGCGCCTGTAGACGTCGCAGTTCAGCGGTGTCGCGGCGCGTCCGCTCCACGTCGCCGACTCGCATCAGGGTCTGCTCCAAGACGCGCCTGACCGACTCGATCATGGTCCAGCAAGCGTCGCCATCCTCGGGGAGGTCGTCGCCTGCGAGGTGGAGCGTGGAGTTGCCGACTCGATCGATGGCGATCACCCGCTCCGTTCCGAGCGTGGGGAACAGTCGCGTCGGATCCGAAAGCGCGGGAGCCTCGAGGCCCTGGGGCAGCCGGCGCTCCACGATCTGTCCCTCCGCGAGTTCGTCGCTGAGGCAGATCCCGAGCGCTCGGTCGGGGAGCAGAGCCCCGAGAGTGGCAATGCCATGGCGCGCGGCATCCTCCAAGGTCAGAGGCCCCGCCAGGGTCGTCGCGAACTCCAGCAGCAGCTCCAGGCTTTCATGGGGCAAAGGCGTTCGCGCGCGTCGCTGAGACGCCGCGGGCGTCAGCGCTTGAATGTCGGATGTGACGCCCGGCGTGACCGGGGTGACGTCGGTATCCGGGCGCTTGCTCATCGTCGCGCCTCCGGGTCCGAATCCGCGCTGGCTTTCTCTAGATCCAAGATCTTGGCGCCGCCGACGTAGCTCTTGGTCTCGTACTTGGTGATCTTGCCCACCTTTCTCACGATTTCAGCCATGCGCTCGGCTTCACTGATGATGACGCCTGCGGCGTTGAACATCGGTGTGTCGGCATCCAAGTTTCGCCTGAGCAGTTCGGCGTAGCCAATGACGCTCGTCAGGGGCTGGTTGAGTTCGTGGGCAGCAGCACCAGCCAGCTCTGCCACGATCGCTTGTTTCTCGCGCGAGCGTAGCTCCTCTTGTGCTCGCGTCAGGCGCTGTTCCATACGCAACCGTTCGCGGATGTCGGTGAAGATCCCCACGGAGCCCACAGGTCGTCCATTCTCGAAGATGACCGACGCGCTGAGAGTCACGGGAATGTGTGTGCCGGTGGCACTGAGCATGTCCACGCGATAGCCCTCTAGCCGCCCTGGGCCGTTCTCGTTCGGGTCGCGGATTCGGCGCATGACTTCGCGGGCCACCCCGGGGGGATAGAGCGCTTCGACGCTCATCTTGCCGACGACGGCTTCCTTCGAGTAGCCGAAGATGCGCCCGGCAGCGCGATTGAAAAGGAGCAGCTTTCCGCTGAGGTCGGCACTGACGATGCCGTCGACGGAGCTTTCGATCACCCGCTCCAGGAACTCCTTGGTCTGGCGCAGTTCGATGTCGGTACGTCGCTCCTGGGTGACGTCGCGAAAGGTCCAGAGGGTTGCCGTATCCTCGTGCAACACCGGGCTCAAGTTCATGCTCAAGGTGAGCTGTGTTCCATCCTTGCGTGGGAACACCAAATCGACGGTCTCGCCTGGCGCGCGGTCGAGAAACTCGTGCTGCAGGCGCTTGGCCAACGCATCGTTTCCTCCAAGCAGCGAGGCGAAGCTGGACGCGAGCAGCTCCTCGTCGGAGTAGCCCGTAATCGTCTTGGCGCGCAGGTTGGCGAAGATGACGCGCCCTCGGGGGTCCAGCACGATCATTCCGTCCGTCGCGCTCTCGAACACGTCCGCGTAACGCTGGAACAGGCGCGCCCGCTGCTCCGCTTCCTCGCGGAGATGGCTGCTTTCCTGGGTGGCGTCGCGCAGGGACTGCAGAATCCGCGCGTTCCTCAGGGCGATGGCCGTCGCGTTGGCTACGGTTTGGACCAGCGCGATCTCGTGCTCGGGGAATGCCACGCGGTCGCGGGCCCGCAGGAAGATGACGCCTGTTGGGCGATGATCGTGGGAGATGGGCACGAGGGCCAGAGACTTGAACTCGAGTCCGCCGTCGCTTTCACGGACGACTTTGAGCAGCGGGTGCCGATGTGCGTCGCGAATGACGAGGGTCTGCCCGGT is a window encoding:
- a CDS encoding DUF1844 domain-containing protein; this encodes MSDNGPDSKQQRQAREAFDDATGEQLPAIDFATFVLSLAHSGRVHLGDAPDPAAGTQGIEGAMARQTIDLLALLQEKTKGNLSGEEETLLAQALYDLRMRYVEVMKPR
- a CDS encoding trypsin-like peptidase domain-containing protein codes for the protein MKRRPRSLHLVVLTIAVASCGSCKRGGAGGPDAGASATAASPAPAPPPAPLPAAPPAGVPRSFADLAEKADPAVVYVKTLQEQRGRTGRRRVIGEGLGSAFVYDPDGLILTNNHVVESATDIRVIFRGKQEMKATIVGRDPPTDLAVLKVDQKGLAHLPLGDSDATRVGDWVVAIGNPFGLSHTVSAGIVSAKGRTGQDVKGLGDGSGYYNFLQTDASINPGNSGGPLLDMAGRVVGINTAIRARANNIGFAIPINMVKELLPRLVKDGKVTRSAIGIRVSSVLPEDTARLGLNGDGGALVRFVVPGGPADRAGLKTDDVVLALEGEEVAGPEKLRWLASLAGVGKSVTLKVQRGRRTMEMKLTLAELPQQPLDPEEPEPPQVPIP
- a CDS encoding sigma-70 family RNA polymerase sigma factor; its protein translation is MARAAEAEHDRVLIERAQQGDRGAFRELVERHQRRAFAIAIGLVRDEQDAREIVQEAFLRVYRGLDRFHGSSSFFTWLYRIVTNLSIDLMRKPSRRERELDMSREIKDELDVPLLARIDGADPHDVVRRNEIAETIQSALDALPAYHRGVILMREVEGMSYEEMAEAMGVSKGTIMSRLFHARQKLQRSLAACYREQFGQLPDSKGQR
- a CDS encoding ATP-binding protein — its product is MSKRPDTDVTPVTPGVTSDIQALTPAASQRRARTPLPHESLELLLEFATTLAGPLTLEDAARHGIATLGALLPDRALGICLSDELAEGQIVERRLPQGLEAPALSDPTRLFPTLGTERVIAIDRVGNSTLHLAGDDLPEDGDACWTMIESVRRVLEQTLMRVGDVERTRRDTAELRRLQAQVIQAEKLASLGQIAAGIVHELNNPLTSIIAYAEFLQRNAAGRGDLDAQERLSRIQEGAERILKFSRDLVTYARPASEVPGPVALAEVLDKALVFCEHEFAERSVVASMRKSPPLLLVRGVAGQLTQVFVNLFTNAAHAMRRNGGSLDIDWALAADGATVTVRVIDSGEGIGHGDLERIFDPFFTTKAPGEGTGLGLSIVRSIVEAHGGAMGATSDPGVGTTFEVILPIVERPSSGPPKR
- a CDS encoding PAS domain S-box protein, coding for MQAPSPILVVDDDAVSRHVLTEALLSAGMDVAEATSGTEAIAFLEQHRPALVLLDLIMPDPDGYAVLRHIRARPNLADVPVVVLTALDSDEEIGRVFASGADDYVHKPFRPAELVARIRGQLRIRDYVERLSRREQDSQTVLELTQALASTLNIRGILFTVVQRVAEVARVDRCSIVLVRQNSSVGHVVATSDDAELTNLAIALEKYPEIQQVLSTGQTLVIRDAHRHPLLKVVRESDGGLEFKSLALVPISHDHRPTGVIFLRARDRVAFPEHEIALVQTVANATAIALRNARILQSLRDATQESSHLREEAEQRARLFQRYADVFESATDGMIVLDPRGRVIFANLRAKTITGYSDEELLASSFASLLGGNDALAKRLQHEFLDRAPGETVDLVFPRKDGTQLTLSMNLSPVLHEDTATLWTFRDVTQERRTDIELRQTKEFLERVIESSVDGIVSADLSGKLLLFNRAAGRIFGYSKEAVVGKMSVEALYPPGVAREVMRRIRDPNENGPGRLEGYRVDMLSATGTHIPVTLSASVIFENGRPVGSVGIFTDIRERLRMEQRLTRAQEELRSREKQAIVAELAGAAAHELNQPLTSVIGYAELLRRNLDADTPMFNAAGVIISEAERMAEIVRKVGKITKYETKSYVGGAKILDLEKASADSDPEARR